In Ancalomicrobiaceae bacterium S20, the following proteins share a genomic window:
- a CDS encoding HD domain-containing phosphohydrolase codes for MRALIVDDDAASLSLTQALVRRMAGLEALCYADPVACVADLDRLDVDVVLLDHWMPGIDGIALIRRLRAHPRHRTVPIIVVTAEHERAVRVEALIAGANDFLTKPLEAVEFEARVVNMLALRRAERDLADRNVVLQAEVDRATATIAAREEEIIQRLARAVEYRDTDTGDHIRRMAELSRVIAEALGFDAQAARTIYLAAFMHDIGKVAVPDAVLFKPGAFTPEERRTMEGHALVGEEILSGSVSPLVRAASEIAGGHHERWDGCGYPRGLAGERIPLRARIAAVADVFDALTSPRRYKRAWSPSEARDYLLGQAGTQFDPACVAALLSRWERALAIVDRSGARLDLRSVA; via the coding sequence ATGCGTGCCCTCATCGTCGATGACGACGCAGCCAGTCTCTCGCTGACGCAAGCGCTGGTCCGGCGCATGGCCGGGCTGGAAGCGCTCTGCTACGCCGATCCGGTCGCCTGCGTCGCCGATCTCGACCGGCTCGACGTCGATGTCGTGCTGCTCGACCACTGGATGCCGGGCATCGACGGCATTGCGCTGATTCGGCGGCTGCGCGCCCATCCGCGGCACCGGACGGTGCCGATCATCGTCGTGACCGCCGAGCACGAGCGCGCGGTGCGCGTCGAGGCCTTGATCGCGGGGGCGAACGACTTTCTGACCAAGCCTCTGGAGGCAGTCGAGTTCGAGGCACGCGTCGTCAACATGCTGGCGCTCCGGCGTGCCGAGCGGGATCTCGCCGACCGCAACGTGGTGCTGCAGGCCGAGGTCGACCGGGCGACCGCGACGATCGCCGCGCGCGAGGAGGAGATCATCCAGCGGCTCGCCCGCGCGGTCGAATACCGCGACACCGACACCGGCGACCACATTCGTCGCATGGCGGAACTGAGCCGGGTGATCGCCGAGGCGCTGGGCTTCGACGCCCAGGCGGCGCGGACCATCTATCTCGCCGCCTTCATGCACGACATCGGCAAGGTCGCGGTGCCCGACGCGGTTCTGTTCAAGCCCGGTGCGTTCACGCCGGAGGAGCGCCGGACCATGGAGGGGCATGCGCTCGTCGGCGAGGAGATCCTGTCCGGCAGCGTGAGCCCGCTGGTGCGCGCCGCATCCGAGATCGCCGGCGGTCATCACGAACGCTGGGACGGCTGCGGCTATCCGCGCGGGCTCGCCGGCGAGCGGATCCCGCTGCGTGCCCGCATCGCGGCGGTCGCCGACGTGTTCGACGCGCTGACCTCGCCGCGCCGCTACAAGCGGGCCTGGAGCCCGTCGGAGGCCCGCGACTACCTGCTCGGCCAGGCCGGTACGCAGTTCGATCCCGCCTGCGTCGCGGCACTCTTGTCGCGCTGGGAGCGCGCGCTCGCCATCGTCGATCGCTCCGGGGCGCGCCTCGACCTGCGCTCGGTTGCCTGA
- a CDS encoding response regulator transcription factor has protein sequence MGMSTPHLFAPAATAVAPAPTVGLVDDDPEIRDMVADYLGLHGFKVLTARDAVGFRRMVETETIDVAVLDVHMPGENGLSLARWLRETGDTGIVFATGADRPIDRIVGLEVGADDYLVKPYDLRELAARLRCVLRRINPAPPAPEPMVPRTTGRRLVFGDMTLDVESRRLTTADHRIVDLTAMEFDLLEVLVSRPNRVLSRGQLSELAHGRAPADDDRSIDIRITRLRKKIEPDPTRPRFIRTVRGEGYLFQGETR, from the coding sequence ATGGGTATGTCGACCCCCCATCTCTTCGCCCCTGCCGCGACCGCCGTCGCGCCCGCGCCGACCGTCGGCCTCGTCGACGACGATCCCGAGATCCGCGACATGGTCGCCGACTATCTCGGCCTGCACGGGTTCAAGGTACTGACGGCGCGCGACGCCGTCGGGTTCCGGCGCATGGTCGAGACCGAGACGATCGACGTCGCGGTGCTCGACGTCCACATGCCGGGCGAGAACGGCCTGTCGCTGGCGCGCTGGCTGCGCGAGACTGGCGACACCGGCATCGTCTTCGCGACCGGCGCGGATCGGCCGATCGACCGGATCGTCGGGCTCGAGGTCGGCGCCGACGACTACCTGGTGAAGCCCTACGACCTGCGCGAACTCGCGGCCCGGCTGCGCTGCGTGCTCCGGCGCATCAACCCGGCGCCGCCGGCCCCCGAACCGATGGTTCCGCGCACGACCGGCCGCCGGCTGGTGTTCGGCGACATGACGCTCGACGTCGAATCCCGCCGGCTGACCACCGCCGACCACCGTATCGTCGATCTGACCGCGATGGAGTTCGATCTGCTCGAAGTTCTGGTCAGCCGGCCGAACCGCGTGCTGTCGCGCGGCCAGCTCTCCGAACTCGCCCACGGCCGCGCCCCCGCCGACGACGATCGTTCGATCGACATCCGCATCACCCGCCTGCGCAAGAAGATCGAGCCGGACCCGACCCGCCCGCGCTTCATCCGCACCGTGCGCGGCGAAGGCTACCTGTTCCAGGGTGAGACGCGCTGA
- a CDS encoding 5'-methylthioadenosine/S-adenosylhomocysteine nucleosidase: protein MVRSRSFALVLVALLASIALWRPARADDTPRIAVVSAFAPEWTLLLGALENRKDETIAGTTFATGRLEGKEVVLFLSGVSMVNAAMTTERALDRFKITAIVFSGIAGGVDPGLSIGDVVVPDTWGQYLELVMARQVGDGWKVPPFFGTPFPNYGMMFPQPVEIARAGAAKPEKLFWIAADAKLVALAREIAATVKLDACAKGGACLSAPPKLAVGGKGVSGSAFVDNAAFRAWVFDTFKAEVLDMESAAVAHVASSHGVPFVVFRSLSDLAGGGPGENEIGTFFQLASDNSARVVKAFVAAMP from the coding sequence ATGGTTCGCAGTCGATCGTTCGCCCTCGTTCTGGTCGCGCTTCTGGCGTCGATCGCGCTCTGGCGCCCGGCGCGCGCCGACGACACGCCGCGGATCGCTGTCGTCTCGGCCTTCGCGCCCGAATGGACCCTGCTGCTCGGCGCGCTGGAGAACCGCAAGGACGAGACGATCGCCGGCACGACCTTCGCGACCGGACGGCTCGAGGGCAAGGAGGTCGTCTTGTTCCTGAGCGGCGTCAGCATGGTCAACGCGGCGATGACCACCGAACGGGCGCTCGACCGCTTCAAGATCACCGCGATCGTCTTCTCCGGCATCGCCGGCGGCGTCGATCCGGGTCTTTCGATCGGCGACGTCGTGGTCCCGGATACCTGGGGCCAGTATCTCGAGCTGGTCATGGCGCGGCAGGTCGGCGACGGCTGGAAGGTGCCGCCGTTCTTCGGCACGCCTTTTCCGAACTACGGCATGATGTTCCCGCAGCCGGTCGAGATCGCGCGCGCCGGCGCGGCAAAGCCGGAGAAACTGTTCTGGATCGCGGCCGACGCCAAGCTGGTGGCGCTCGCCCGCGAGATCGCGGCGACGGTCAAGCTCGATGCCTGCGCCAAGGGGGGCGCCTGCCTGTCCGCGCCGCCGAAGCTCGCCGTCGGGGGCAAGGGCGTGTCCGGATCGGCCTTCGTCGACAACGCGGCGTTCCGCGCCTGGGTGTTCGACACGTTCAAGGCCGAGGTGCTCGACATGGAGAGCGCGGCTGTGGCGCATGTCGCGTCGAGCCACGGCGTGCCCTTCGTGGTGTTTCGCAGCCTGTCCGACCTCGCGGGCGGCGGACCGGGCGAGAACGAGATCGGCACGTTCTTCCAACTGGCCTCGGACAATTCCGCCAGGGTCGTGAAGGCTTTCGTGGCGGCAATGCCGTGA
- a CDS encoding energy-coupling factor ABC transporter permease, giving the protein MHIEPGIIDPVRVAAANAVALTLVASQLPSFIKEPVRIVKTVLAAVVFSVLMQSWHLAVGPSELHLIGATTVYLLFGLSPTLVGFGLGLALQTLVEPEDLVHIGVNSLSLMVPLIAVHETYGKRLFAASGTDRLSLARVLRIDAVYYAGVSAMVGFWLLISNDAVPVADWARWALAYLPVFLAEALITFTTVTVMARWRDLKPLATYSELGRLNLAH; this is encoded by the coding sequence ATGCATATCGAACCCGGGATCATCGATCCCGTGCGCGTTGCCGCGGCCAATGCCGTGGCCTTGACGCTCGTCGCCTCGCAGCTTCCGTCCTTCATCAAGGAACCGGTCCGCATCGTGAAGACCGTGCTGGCCGCAGTGGTCTTCTCGGTTTTGATGCAGAGCTGGCATCTCGCCGTCGGCCCGTCCGAACTGCACCTGATCGGCGCGACGACCGTGTATCTCCTGTTCGGCCTTTCGCCGACGCTGGTCGGCTTCGGCCTCGGCTTGGCGCTCCAGACCCTCGTCGAACCCGAGGATCTCGTCCACATCGGCGTCAATTCGCTGTCGCTGATGGTGCCGCTGATCGCCGTCCACGAGACCTACGGCAAGCGTCTGTTCGCCGCCTCCGGCACGGACCGCCTGTCGCTCGCCCGCGTGCTGCGCATCGACGCGGTCTACTATGCCGGCGTTTCCGCCATGGTCGGCTTCTGGCTCCTGATCTCCAACGACGCCGTGCCGGTCGCGGACTGGGCGCGCTGGGCGCTCGCCTACCTGCCGGTGTTCCTGGCCGAGGCGCTGATCACCTTCACGACCGTGACCGTGATGGCCCGCTGGCGCGACCTGAAGCCGCTCGCGACCTATTCGGAGCTCGGCCGGCTCAATCTGGCGCACTGA
- a CDS encoding Hpt domain-containing protein has protein sequence MPAGAPFFDLARRNLLQDQLGAAVLDELDQVYWDGAPRLLQRLQDAVASGDRWACEGLLHTIAGSSLDLGLAAVAKAAREERRHHAAGLAIDVAAIEAALLGTLSARLGVGNSASDGAASTAAGAPAQ, from the coding sequence GTGCCGGCCGGCGCCCCGTTCTTCGATCTGGCGCGTCGGAACCTGCTCCAGGACCAGCTCGGCGCAGCGGTGCTCGACGAGCTCGATCAGGTCTACTGGGACGGCGCGCCGCGTCTGCTGCAGCGGCTGCAGGACGCGGTCGCGAGCGGCGATCGCTGGGCCTGCGAGGGCTTGCTGCACACGATCGCCGGCTCGTCGCTGGATCTCGGCCTCGCCGCGGTCGCCAAGGCTGCGCGCGAGGAGCGTCGGCACCATGCGGCGGGGCTCGCGATCGACGTCGCGGCGATCGAGGCGGCGTTGCTCGGCACGCTCTCGGCCCGGCTCGGGGTCGGCAATTCCGCAAGCGACGGCGCCGCGAGCACCGCAGCCGGCGCGCCGGCGCAGTAA